A region from the Aricia agestis chromosome 12, ilAriAges1.1, whole genome shotgun sequence genome encodes:
- the LOC121732183 gene encoding D-beta-hydroxybutyrate dehydrogenase, mitochondrial: protein MSWKRVVAITGCDSGLGWAIAARAAREGLVTVAGMYHGTDTAAALALKSLCAHPCELDVTDPASVTEFRKYVTDLLTDNPSYKLYALVNNAGVMTIGNYEWQTPQIIENTINVNLLGAMRTLTTFLPELRRTAIEGAVKPRIINIASHCGLQPLPGFGPYSASKAGLLALTKALRIENQEFGLKAVSFIPGGFVNSSSLLSNQTKNGKAMLEAFDDEQKSLYQDRISKLISYLQKMGDDANFDSLTDENILETFMQALLTDEPKELYKVESWRYKMFYTLFKIPFHERIRVWLLKRFLSLPSLEHS from the exons ATGTCTTGGAAGCGAGTGGTGGCGATTACTGGGTGCGACTCTGGACTCGGCTGGGCGATAGCCGCACGCGCCGCTAGGGAGGGCTTGGTCACTGTGGCAG GAATGTACCACGGCACCGACACGGCCGCGGCTCTGGCACTCAAGTCGCTGTGCGCTCACCCGTGCGAGCTCGACGTGACGGACCCGGCCAGCGTGACAGAGTTCAGGAAATACGTGACGGACCTGCTGACAGACAACCCTAGTTATA aattataCGCATTAGTCAACAACGCCGGAGTGATGACGATCGGAAACTATGAATGGCAAACACCGCAGATAATAGAGAACACAATCAACGTGAACTTACTCGGAGCTATGCGAACTTTGACGACATTCCTACCTGAATTGAGGAGGACAGCCATAGAG GGAGCTGTAAAACCCCGTATCATTAACATAGCGAGCCACTGTGGGCTGCAGCCTTTACCTGGATTTGGGCCTTACAGCGCTAGCAAGGCCGGCTTGTTGGCACTGACTAAAGCGCTGCGGATTGAAAATCAAGAGTTCGGCTTAAAAGCAGTCTCATTTATACCTG GTGGCTTTGTAAACTCGAGTAGTTTGTTATCAAACCagacaaaaaatggaaaggcgATGCTAGAAGCTTTCGACGATGAGCAAAAAAGTTTATACCAAGACCGGATATCGAAACTTATCAGCTATTTACAGAAAATGGGTGATGATGCGAATTTTGATTCTCTGACAGACGAAAATATACTTGAAACTTTTATGCAGGCTCTTCTTACTGATGAGCCCAAAGAATTGTACAAAGTTGAATCGTGGCGATACAAAATGTTTTACACGCTATTCAAAATACCATTTCACGAGAGGATTCGTGTATGGCTGTTAAAAAGATTTCTTAGCCTACCGTCGCTAGAACATTCTTGA